In the genome of Pelodiscus sinensis isolate JC-2024 chromosome 3, ASM4963464v1, whole genome shotgun sequence, one region contains:
- the SH3YL1 gene encoding SH3 domain-containing YSC84-like protein 1 isoform X1, whose product MNNPIPSNLRSEAKKASKILREFTEITSGNGPDKIIPANVIAKAKGLAILSVIKAGFLVTARGGSGVVLARLPNGSWSPPSAIGIAGLGGGFEIGIEVSDLVIILNHERAVEAFAKGGNLTLGGNCTVAIGPLGRNLEGDVAVRSSAAVYTYCKSRGLFAGVSLEGTCLIERKETNRKFYGQEIRASAILFGDVPRPAQSDDLYEILDSFTEKYENEEQKNNARKAAWEQRKASEPPVKPSSRPQSRKPPVCPVPGDVKNSQKLYPELPNCHASEDNRAVRGTDGSWITQSKAQKPQDADRARAVQLTTATENLRPVTLGRARHQEWSPTPRGNTSRRNIVAA is encoded by the exons TGAATAATCCTATACCTTCCAACTTGAGGTCAGAAGCAAAAAAGGCATCCAAAATATTACGAGAATTTACAGAAATAACTTCCGGAAATGGACCTGATAAGATCATACCAG ccaatGTAATAGCTAAAGCTAAAGGACTTGCAATTTTGTCTGTTATCAAAGCTGGATTTTTGGTAACTGCTCGTGGAGGCAGCGGAGTTGTATTAGCACGTCTTCCTAATGGAA GTTGGTCTCCTCCTTCTGCAATAGGGATTGCTGGCCTTGGTGGTGGATTTGAAATTGGAATTGAG GTCTCAGATTTAGTGATAATATTGAACCATGAAAGAGCAGTTGAAGCTTTTGCGAAAGGTGGCAATCTTACACTTGGAGGAAATTGTACAGTGGCAATTGGGCCTTTGGGGAG AAATTTAGAAGGTGATGTTGCCGTACGAAGCTCAGCTGCTGTCTATACATACTGCAAATCACGAGGGTTATTTGCAGGAGTATCTTTAGAAGGAACATGTTTAATTGAAAGGAAAGAAACTAATCGCAA GTTTTATGGTCAAGAGATTCGAGCTAGTGCCATTTTATTTGGTGATGTACCTCGTCCTGCTCAATCAGATGATCTGTATGAAATTCTGGATTCCTTTActgaaaaatatgaaaatgaggagCAGAAGAACAATGCAAGGAAAGCAGCATGGGAACAAAGAAAG GCATCTGAGCCACCTGTTAAACCATCATCAAGGCCACAGTCACGTAAGCCACCAGTGTGTCCTGTACCAGGAG ATGTAAAAAATTCACAGAAACTTTATCCTGAGCTTCCCAATTGCCATGCTTCTGAAG ACaaccgagcggtgagaggaactgatggGAGCTGGATCACACAATCAAAGGCGCAAAAGCCTCAAGACGCTGACCGTGCACGCGCGGTCCAGCTGACAACTGCTACTGAAAACCTCCGACCAGTGACtctgggacgagcccgacaccaagAGTGGAGCCCAACACCAAGAgggaacacatctcgaagaaacaTTGTTGCTGCATGA